The following are encoded in a window of Flavobacterium cupriresistens genomic DNA:
- a CDS encoding peroxiredoxin, with translation MSTLRLGDIAPDFQAETTEGPIHFHEWLGDSWGVLFSHPSDFTPVCTTELGTVANYLPEFTKRNTKVIALSVDGLESHLEWIKDINETQNTTVNFPIIADEDKKIATLYDMLHPNASDKFTVRSVFVIGADKKIKLTLTYPASTGRNFDELLRVIDSLQLTANYSVATPANWKDGEDVVITPAVPDSDIPAKFPKGHTPIKPYLRMTPQPNK, from the coding sequence ATGTCAACATTACGATTAGGCGATATAGCTCCCGATTTTCAGGCTGAAACAACCGAAGGACCAATTCATTTTCATGAGTGGCTTGGAGATTCCTGGGGTGTTTTATTTTCGCATCCATCCGATTTTACTCCGGTTTGTACAACTGAACTAGGAACAGTTGCTAATTATCTTCCGGAATTTACAAAAAGAAATACAAAAGTTATCGCTTTGAGTGTAGATGGTTTAGAATCTCATTTGGAGTGGATAAAAGACATCAACGAGACTCAAAATACAACGGTTAATTTTCCGATCATTGCAGACGAAGATAAAAAAATAGCAACGTTATATGATATGCTTCATCCAAACGCCAGTGATAAATTTACAGTGCGTTCGGTATTTGTAATTGGTGCTGATAAAAAAATAAAATTGACGTTGACTTATCCTGCATCAACAGGAAGAAATTTTGACGAATTGCTACGTGTTATTGATAGCTTGCAATTAACAGCAAATTATAGTGTAGCAACTCCGGCAAATTGGAAAGATGGAGAAGATGTGGTTATTACTCCGGCAGTTCCGGACAGCGATATCCCTGCAAAGTTCCCAAAAGGACACACACCTATAAAACCTTATTTACGTATGACTCCGCAACCGAATAAATAA
- a CDS encoding SIR2 family NAD-dependent protein deacylase, translated as MKKKLVVLTGAGISAESGIKTFRDSDGLWEGHDVMEVATPEGWYKNQELVLDFYNKRRQQLKEVKPNLGHEILAELEQDFEVHIITQNVDDLHERAGSTKVLHLHGELLKVRSTQNKNLILDWTEDLYTGDFDENGHQLRPHIVWFGEEVPALEEAIDIVEKADYLVVIGTSLQVYPAAGLISYTYSTTPVFYIDPKPIAIPNISNKVETIAKIASEGMLILRERLNSI; from the coding sequence ATGAAAAAGAAACTAGTCGTTTTAACCGGTGCCGGAATTAGTGCCGAAAGCGGAATAAAAACTTTTCGCGACAGCGATGGTTTATGGGAAGGACATGATGTTATGGAAGTGGCTACACCGGAAGGCTGGTATAAAAATCAGGAACTGGTACTGGATTTTTACAATAAAAGACGCCAACAACTCAAAGAAGTAAAACCCAATTTAGGCCATGAGATTTTAGCCGAATTAGAGCAGGATTTTGAGGTACATATTATTACCCAAAATGTTGACGATTTACATGAACGTGCCGGAAGCACAAAAGTCCTGCATTTGCATGGCGAATTGTTAAAAGTAAGAAGCACTCAAAATAAAAACCTGATTTTAGACTGGACAGAAGATTTATATACCGGTGACTTTGATGAAAACGGACACCAACTCCGCCCCCATATTGTTTGGTTTGGCGAGGAAGTTCCTGCCCTTGAAGAAGCTATTGACATAGTGGAGAAAGCAGATTATCTTGTTGTAATTGGAACTTCATTACAGGTATATCCAGCTGCCGGACTAATTTCATATACCTACAGCACAACGCCGGTCTTTTACATTGATCCAAAACCAATTGCAATTCCCAATATCAGTAATAAAGTAGAAACGATTGCCAAAATTGCTTCAGAAGGGATGCTGATTTTAAGAGAGCGATTAAACTCAATTTAA
- a CDS encoding AEC family transporter — protein MNNFILIFFFLTLGLLLQRVKQFPTSVYKLLNKIVIYVCLPAITLYHIPKIKWNADLLFPIGSGWISFILAFVFFHFLGKKLGWSNKLIGCLILTAGLSNSSFLGYPIIEALFGKKGLETAVLVDQPGTFVVVSTLGIFVAAFYSKGSPDALGILKKVVLFPPFITFVVACLLNVFQVEFDESLQAILLKIGSFVTPLALLSVGLQLTFDRRSRHWKFLQLGLFYKLILAPFIILVLYVFILKQHSEAIKITLMEMAMAPMITGAILASTYGLKPKLSSMMIGFGIPISFITLTIWYFIVSYI, from the coding sequence ATGAACAATTTTATTCTAATATTCTTCTTTTTGACTTTGGGTTTGCTTTTACAAAGAGTAAAGCAGTTTCCGACTTCTGTTTATAAGCTTTTGAATAAAATAGTCATTTACGTTTGTCTGCCGGCCATTACCTTGTATCACATACCGAAAATTAAATGGAATGCTGATTTACTGTTTCCGATAGGATCTGGATGGATTAGTTTTATACTTGCCTTTGTGTTTTTTCATTTTTTGGGAAAAAAGTTAGGCTGGTCTAATAAATTGATCGGTTGTTTGATTCTGACGGCAGGATTAAGTAACAGTTCCTTTCTTGGCTATCCGATTATTGAGGCTTTATTTGGAAAAAAAGGTTTGGAAACCGCCGTTCTTGTTGATCAGCCAGGAACTTTTGTGGTGGTTTCGACTTTAGGGATTTTTGTGGCTGCTTTTTATTCAAAAGGAAGTCCTGATGCATTAGGGATTTTAAAGAAGGTTGTTCTTTTTCCTCCATTTATTACGTTTGTTGTCGCCTGTCTGCTGAATGTTTTTCAAGTGGAGTTTGACGAAAGCCTGCAAGCCATTTTGTTGAAGATTGGAAGTTTTGTAACTCCTTTAGCCTTGCTTTCTGTAGGGTTGCAACTTACGTTTGACCGTAGAAGCCGACATTGGAAATTCTTGCAATTAGGACTTTTTTACAAACTTATTCTGGCTCCTTTTATCATTCTGGTTTTGTATGTTTTTATTTTAAAACAACATTCAGAAGCGATCAAAATTACCCTTATGGAAATGGCAATGGCACCCATGATAACCGGTGCAATTTTGGCCTCGACTTACGGATTAAAACCGAAGCTCAGCAGCATGATGATTGGTTTTGGAATACCGATTTCCTTCATCACCCTTACCATCTGGTATTTTATAGTTAGTTATATATAA
- a CDS encoding RrF2 family transcriptional regulator — MISGKFAITIHILTLLTKFPNDYLSSEFIAGSINLNPVLVRKEIANLKAHHIVESKEGKNGGTKLSKAASNITLKEVFEMTLDTINLGYAKNQPNPDCPVGKKINQNLAELYAEMNEKVSLQLSGITLEDFSNQF, encoded by the coding sequence ATGATTTCAGGTAAGTTTGCCATAACGATTCACATTTTAACTTTACTCACTAAATTCCCAAATGATTATTTGTCTTCCGAATTTATTGCAGGAAGCATTAACCTTAATCCGGTTTTGGTTAGAAAGGAAATTGCGAATCTAAAAGCGCATCATATTGTAGAAAGTAAAGAAGGCAAAAACGGCGGTACAAAATTGTCTAAAGCGGCTTCGAATATTACTTTGAAAGAAGTATTTGAAATGACGCTGGACACAATCAATTTAGGTTATGCGAAAAATCAGCCTAATCCCGATTGTCCGGTTGGAAAAAAAATCAACCAAAATTTAGCCGAATTATATGCCGAAATGAATGAAAAAGTTAGTCTGCAACTGAGTGGTATCACCTTAGAAGATTTTTCGAATCAGTTCTAA
- the purB gene encoding adenylosuccinate lyase codes for MTTLNELNAISPIDGRYRNKTLSLAPFFSEEALIKYRVLVEVEYFIALCEVPLPQLKDVNSNLFDSLRDIYKNFSTEDALWIKETEKVTNHDVKAVEYFIKDAFEKLGLSQYKEFIHFGLTSQDINNTAIPLSTKDAFEQVYMPSLITLISKLKELSVEWANIPMLARTHGQPASPTRLGKEILVFVERLEEQMRLLFNIPFAAKFGGATGNYNAHHVAYPQIDWKQFGNKFVETDLGLHHSFPTTQIEHYDHFAAFFDALKRINTIVIDLDRDIWTYVSMDYFKQKIKAGEIGSSAMPHKVNPIDFENSEGNLGMANAIFEHLAAKLPVSRLQRDLTDSTVLRNIGVPIGHTIIAFEASLKGLNKLLLNEAKFAEDLEKNWAVVAEAIQTILRREAYPNPYEALKGLTRTNEAIDKKAIHNFIATLEVSDAVRAELMQITPANYTGI; via the coding sequence ATGACTACTTTAAACGAATTGAATGCTATATCACCAATTGATGGAAGATATAGAAATAAAACCCTTTCATTAGCGCCTTTTTTCTCAGAAGAAGCTTTAATCAAATATCGCGTATTAGTTGAAGTTGAGTACTTTATCGCCTTGTGCGAAGTGCCTTTGCCACAACTAAAAGACGTGAATTCTAATTTATTTGACAGCTTACGTGACATTTACAAAAACTTTTCTACTGAAGATGCTCTTTGGATCAAAGAAACAGAAAAAGTAACCAATCACGATGTAAAAGCAGTAGAGTATTTTATTAAAGATGCTTTCGAAAAGTTAGGTTTATCGCAATACAAAGAGTTTATTCACTTCGGACTAACATCACAGGATATTAACAATACTGCTATTCCGCTTTCTACAAAAGACGCTTTTGAGCAGGTTTATATGCCTTCCTTGATCACTTTAATTTCTAAATTAAAAGAATTAAGTGTTGAATGGGCAAACATCCCGATGTTGGCGCGTACACACGGACAACCGGCTTCTCCTACCCGTTTAGGAAAAGAAATCCTGGTTTTCGTAGAGCGTTTAGAAGAGCAAATGCGTTTGTTGTTTAATATTCCTTTTGCTGCTAAATTTGGCGGAGCAACCGGAAATTACAATGCCCACCACGTAGCTTATCCACAAATCGACTGGAAACAGTTTGGAAATAAATTTGTTGAAACAGATCTTGGCTTACACCATTCTTTTCCAACAACTCAAATTGAACATTACGATCACTTTGCAGCCTTTTTTGATGCTTTAAAAAGAATCAACACTATCGTAATCGATTTAGATCGTGATATCTGGACGTATGTTTCGATGGATTATTTCAAACAAAAAATCAAAGCAGGTGAAATTGGATCATCCGCTATGCCACATAAAGTAAATCCGATTGATTTTGAAAATTCGGAAGGAAACTTAGGAATGGCAAATGCTATTTTTGAACATTTAGCTGCTAAATTGCCGGTTTCAAGACTTCAACGTGATTTAACAGACAGTACTGTTTTACGTAATATCGGAGTTCCAATCGGACACACCATTATTGCTTTTGAAGCTTCTTTGAAAGGTTTAAACAAATTACTTTTAAACGAGGCAAAATTTGCTGAAGATTTAGAAAAAAACTGGGCAGTTGTGGCTGAGGCAATCCAAACGATTTTACGTCGTGAAGCTTATCCAAATCCTTACGAAGCGCTAAAAGGTTTAACAAGAACCAATGAAGCAATTGATAAAAAGGCTATTCATAATTTTATTGCCACTTTAGAAGTTTCTGATGCAGTTAGAGCAGAATTAATGCAAATAACACCTGCTAATTACACAGGAATTTAA
- a CDS encoding MFS transporter, whose product MNSSTQTATIDSSALAQKTVYSVLFSIAFAHLLNDLMQSVIPSTYPILKENFNLSFTQIGLITFVFQLTASLLQPFVGFYTDKKPKPYSLVAAMLFTILGLGLLSISTSFWMILTSVALVGVGSSIFHPEASRVAFLGSGGKRGLAQSIFQLGGNAGSAIGPLLVALVVAPYGQSYVIWFVIAGVLGIMILSRIALWYENHMSLRAAKKTGLEETVPLSNRKITISIIVLLLLIFSKFFYMASMSSYFTFYLMSKFSLDIQESQYYLFIFLASVAAGTLIGGPLGDHFGRKYIIWFSILGAAPFTLLLPYANLFWTGVLAVIIGIVIASAFSAILVYAQELKPGKVGMISGLFFGFAFGMGGLGSAILGYIADKTSIEYVYTISSYLPLIGVLAYFLPNIQTKK is encoded by the coding sequence ATGAATTCATCTACTCAGACTGCTACAATTGATAGTAGTGCTTTAGCTCAAAAAACCGTTTATTCGGTATTATTCTCCATTGCATTTGCCCATTTACTGAATGATCTAATGCAATCTGTAATTCCATCTACTTATCCGATTTTAAAAGAAAACTTCAATCTGAGTTTTACACAGATCGGATTAATTACGTTTGTTTTTCAGTTAACCGCTTCTTTGTTACAGCCTTTTGTTGGATTTTATACCGATAAAAAGCCAAAACCATACTCACTAGTGGCTGCAATGCTTTTTACTATTCTTGGATTAGGCTTATTGTCTATCTCAACGTCCTTTTGGATGATCTTGACTTCGGTGGCCTTGGTAGGAGTTGGTTCTTCTATTTTCCATCCCGAAGCTTCTCGTGTTGCTTTTTTAGGATCAGGAGGGAAGCGTGGTCTGGCGCAATCAATTTTTCAGTTGGGAGGAAATGCCGGTAGTGCCATCGGACCTTTGTTGGTTGCCTTGGTAGTTGCTCCTTATGGACAATCGTATGTGATTTGGTTTGTAATAGCAGGAGTTTTAGGAATCATGATTCTGTCGAGAATTGCACTTTGGTATGAAAATCATATGAGTTTGAGAGCTGCAAAAAAGACAGGTTTAGAGGAAACAGTTCCATTATCCAATAGAAAAATCACTATTTCGATTATTGTTTTATTGTTGTTAATATTCTCTAAGTTCTTTTACATGGCAAGTATGTCCAGTTATTTTACTTTTTATTTAATGAGTAAATTTTCTTTAGACATTCAGGAATCGCAGTACTATCTGTTTATTTTCTTAGCTTCTGTTGCGGCAGGAACTTTAATAGGTGGTCCATTAGGGGATCATTTTGGAAGAAAATATATTATTTGGTTTTCTATTTTAGGAGCGGCGCCATTTACCTTGCTTTTGCCTTATGCTAATTTGTTCTGGACAGGAGTTTTGGCCGTTATTATCGGAATTGTTATCGCTTCTGCATTTTCGGCAATCTTAGTTTATGCTCAGGAATTGAAACCCGGAAAAGTCGGAATGATTTCTGGTTTGTTCTTTGGTTTTGCTTTTGGAATGGGTGGTTTAGGATCGGCTATTTTGGGCTATATTGCAGATAAAACAAGTATCGAATATGTCTATACGATAAGTTCCTATTTGCCTTTAATTGGAGTTTTGGCTTACTTTTTACCGAACATTCAAACGAAAAAGTAG
- the cysC gene encoding adenylyl-sulfate kinase: MILIQFTGLSGSGKTTLAKNVSYLLAEQGHKVEIIDGDVYRQTLCKDLGFSKEDRCENVRRLFKVGQDFVQSKVIVLMSVINPYEELRNEIGQFSFVRTVFLDCSIDNLIKRDPKGLYKKALLPDTDSNKINNFTGISAVYEVPVKADLIIKTDSESETVSTNKLYTFIVDNLTDSVQEQYHLINKINL; this comes from the coding sequence ATGATACTAATACAATTTACAGGTTTGTCAGGTTCCGGAAAAACTACATTAGCAAAGAATGTTTCGTATTTGCTGGCCGAGCAAGGGCACAAAGTAGAAATAATTGATGGCGATGTTTACAGACAAACACTTTGCAAAGACCTGGGATTCTCGAAAGAGGACCGATGTGAAAACGTCAGACGCTTATTTAAGGTAGGTCAGGATTTTGTGCAGTCAAAAGTAATTGTTTTAATGTCGGTCATCAATCCCTATGAAGAGTTAAGAAACGAAATCGGTCAATTTTCTTTTGTAAGAACCGTATTTCTGGACTGTTCAATAGATAACCTCATAAAAAGAGATCCGAAAGGATTATACAAAAAAGCACTGCTGCCGGATACTGACAGCAACAAGATCAATAATTTTACAGGAATCAGTGCTGTTTACGAAGTCCCCGTAAAAGCTGATTTAATAATAAAAACAGATTCCGAATCTGAAACTGTTTCAACCAATAAACTTTATACTTTTATAGTAGATAACCTAACGGATTCTGTTCAGGAGCAATACCATCTTATAAATAAAATAAATCTTTAA
- a CDS encoding cation:proton antiporter: MIAINAAAATTHHLQPLISDLGLILITAGIAVLLFKKMKQPLVLGYLIAGFLAGNHFDFFPSITEMKSVEVWAEIGVIILLFSLGLEFSFKKLMKVGGTASITAITQIITMVIMGYLVGQWMGWSQMDSIFLGVILSISSTTIILKTFDELGVKAQKFAGIVIGSLIVQDLVAILMMVLLSTIAVSQQFSGSELMMSVLKLVFFLTAWFVGGIFFIPTLLKKAKHLLTDEMLLIISLALCLMMVSFAANVGFSPALGAFIMGSIIAETTQAEHIEHLIKPVKDLFGAIFFVSVGMLIDPKMLYEHAVPVAILTILTIVGQSVSSTIGALLAGQPLKQSVQTGMSLSQIGEFSFIIATLGMTLNVTSSFLYPIVVAVSAVTTFTTPFMVKYAVPFSELLERKLPKKWVKNINRYSVNAQAIKSVSTWQKVLHAYIIQIILHTIIIVAVILSSSKFIAPLVADTRFGNTLAALITLVVIAPFLWALSLRRVAVEEVEELWAERKYRGALLMLILIRMSLGLFFVGFLLNIFFSPLIAFIALIIAIGAYQIFPKKLNEQYHKIENHFLKNLNDRENKKIDRRYANLMPWDGHMSFFDIGKESNLVGKTLEELRIREQLGINIAYIKRGDVTIPIPTKNERLFPSDEICVIGTDAQVTEFAQYLNQNEVEAPKKAEETDIVLRQLEVSQDEFIQKSIGQFRVKTNGLVVGIERNGNRILNPESQLILEKNDILWVVGDKKRMSDLLKS, from the coding sequence ATGATTGCCATAAACGCCGCAGCAGCAACTACACACCACTTACAACCTTTAATCAGCGACTTGGGATTAATCCTGATCACCGCCGGAATTGCTGTGCTCCTTTTTAAAAAAATGAAACAGCCCCTTGTTCTGGGCTATTTAATTGCAGGTTTTTTGGCAGGAAATCATTTTGATTTTTTCCCTTCGATTACAGAGATGAAAAGTGTTGAGGTCTGGGCTGAGATTGGTGTAATTATTCTCCTTTTTAGTCTCGGACTCGAATTTAGTTTCAAGAAATTAATGAAAGTTGGCGGTACCGCATCGATTACGGCTATTACTCAGATTATCACTATGGTCATCATGGGGTATCTCGTCGGGCAATGGATGGGTTGGTCCCAGATGGACAGTATTTTCCTCGGAGTAATTTTATCGATTTCGTCAACGACCATTATCCTGAAAACTTTTGATGAACTGGGTGTAAAAGCGCAAAAATTTGCCGGAATTGTTATTGGTTCCCTGATTGTACAGGATCTCGTAGCTATTTTAATGATGGTTTTACTTTCAACAATTGCTGTCAGTCAGCAATTTTCGGGTAGCGAATTGATGATGTCTGTTCTAAAATTAGTTTTCTTTCTGACCGCTTGGTTTGTCGGTGGTATCTTTTTTATTCCGACACTTCTAAAAAAAGCCAAACATTTACTGACAGACGAAATGTTACTTATTATCTCCCTAGCTTTATGTTTGATGATGGTAAGTTTTGCAGCAAATGTAGGTTTCTCTCCGGCATTAGGTGCCTTTATAATGGGTTCAATTATTGCCGAAACTACACAGGCTGAGCATATCGAACATTTAATAAAACCCGTAAAAGACTTATTTGGGGCGATCTTTTTTGTATCGGTCGGAATGTTAATCGATCCTAAAATGCTTTACGAACATGCTGTTCCCGTAGCGATATTAACGATTTTAACAATCGTAGGACAATCAGTAAGTTCTACTATTGGTGCTTTATTGGCCGGTCAGCCCTTAAAACAGTCCGTACAAACCGGAATGAGTTTGTCGCAAATTGGGGAGTTCTCCTTTATTATTGCCACACTCGGGATGACGCTAAATGTCACAAGCTCCTTTTTATATCCAATCGTGGTAGCGGTTTCTGCTGTTACTACTTTTACGACTCCGTTTATGGTAAAATACGCAGTTCCTTTTTCGGAACTTTTAGAACGTAAACTTCCCAAAAAATGGGTCAAAAACATCAACCGTTATAGTGTCAACGCACAAGCTATAAAATCGGTCAGCACTTGGCAAAAAGTACTTCATGCCTATATTATTCAAATTATACTGCATACGATTATCATTGTAGCTGTAATTCTATCGTCGTCAAAATTTATAGCGCCACTAGTAGCCGATACGCGATTTGGAAACACTTTAGCTGCCCTTATCACTTTGGTCGTAATTGCTCCGTTTTTATGGGCACTTTCTTTGCGACGTGTGGCAGTAGAAGAAGTTGAAGAGTTATGGGCAGAACGCAAATACAGAGGGGCTCTTTTGATGTTGATTTTAATCAGAATGAGTCTTGGTTTGTTCTTTGTCGGATTTCTGTTGAATATCTTCTTTTCGCCCCTAATCGCTTTTATTGCCTTGATTATTGCTATTGGAGCGTATCAGATATTCCCTAAAAAGTTAAACGAACAATATCATAAAATCGAAAATCACTTTTTGAAGAATTTAAACGATCGCGAAAACAAAAAAATCGACAGAAGATATGCCAACTTAATGCCTTGGGACGGACATATGTCGTTTTTTGACATTGGAAAAGAATCCAATTTAGTGGGTAAAACACTCGAAGAATTAAGAATTCGGGAGCAATTAGGAATCAACATTGCGTATATAAAACGTGGCGATGTAACCATTCCAATTCCAACCAAAAATGAACGTTTATTCCCAAGTGATGAAATTTGTGTCATCGGTACCGATGCCCAGGTTACTGAGTTTGCCCAATATCTGAATCAAAATGAGGTAGAAGCTCCTAAAAAAGCAGAAGAAACAGATATTGTATTACGCCAACTGGAAGTTTCACAAGACGAATTTATACAAAAAAGCATTGGACAATTCCGAGTAAAAACCAACGGTCTGGTAGTTGGTATAGAACGAAACGGAAACAGAATCCTAAATCCCGAATCCCAATTAATCTTAGAAAAAAATGATATTCTTTGGGTAGTTGGAGACAAAAAAAGAATGTCGGATCTGTTGAAATCCTAA
- a CDS encoding helix-turn-helix domain-containing protein, producing the protein MKANFDIESIIDSGFISNELDYERALIADRKLRLLAKESIHFKNLRSKLRDLIAKYESSEWSDVNLIDESKLLEVEKFEQIAELERVFIENRKQSIRKKLKELDLTQENLATLLGHKSKTHMSELVNGIKPFTLKDLVIINRILKIDVSLLIPLFLSNEEQLRVKEAVKKLDKPKVKLNVEDLLLS; encoded by the coding sequence ATGAAAGCAAATTTTGACATTGAAAGTATAATTGATAGTGGGTTCATTTCAAATGAATTAGACTATGAGAGAGCGCTTATTGCTGATAGAAAATTAAGACTTTTGGCAAAAGAGAGTATTCACTTTAAAAATCTGAGATCAAAACTTCGAGATTTAATTGCGAAATATGAAAGTTCGGAATGGAGTGATGTTAATTTAATTGATGAAAGTAAACTTTTAGAGGTTGAAAAGTTTGAGCAAATAGCAGAACTGGAAAGAGTTTTTATCGAAAATCGAAAACAATCTATTCGAAAAAAATTGAAAGAACTTGATTTGACTCAAGAAAATCTGGCTACGCTCCTAGGTCATAAAAGTAAGACTCATATGTCTGAGCTCGTTAATGGAATAAAGCCCTTTACCTTAAAAGATTTGGTAATTATTAATAGAATACTAAAAATTGATGTGAGCTTATTAATTCCGCTTTTTCTTTCTAATGAAGAGCAATTAAGGGTGAAGGAGGCAGTCAAAAAGTTAGATAAGCCAAAAGTGAAATTAAACGTAGAGGATTTACTTTTATCTTAA
- a CDS encoding type II toxin-antitoxin system HigB family toxin, which produces MRIIGKKIILKIKIKNIGNKKLCSAIDKLITDLENFDSKTGKFREVWTDADCVHKDGFYFFNIHFHRTLILVELDDEGEATIAWAGTHQEYEVVFKNNKSTIEKWLRKNGYITQ; this is translated from the coding sequence ATGAGAATTATAGGAAAAAAGATAATCTTAAAGATTAAAATTAAAAATATAGGAAATAAAAAGTTATGCAGTGCGATTGATAAACTCATTACTGATCTGGAAAACTTTGATTCTAAAACTGGGAAGTTCAGGGAAGTTTGGACTGATGCAGATTGTGTTCATAAGGATGGATTTTACTTTTTCAATATTCATTTTCATAGAACATTAATTTTAGTTGAGTTAGATGATGAGGGAGAAGCTACAATTGCATGGGCAGGAACGCATCAGGAGTATGAAGTTGTTTTTAAAAATAACAAATCAACTATAGAAAAGTGGTTGAGAAAAAATGGATATATAACACAATGA
- a CDS encoding NAD(P)-dependent oxidoreductase yields the protein MKIAIIGATGFVGSAILNELASRNHEITAIARTPKETPNVNWVAADIFNTAALADALKGNDLVISAYNSGWTNPNIYDDFIAGSKAIQGAVKKSGVKRFITIGGAGSLFVAPNLQAVDTPDFPKEYHAGATAARDYLNLIKEEKELDWAFFSPAFEMHQGITTGRTGNYRLGLENPVFNDEQRSILSVQDLAVVIADEAETPKHHQVRFTAAY from the coding sequence ATGAAAATTGCAATCATTGGAGCTACCGGATTTGTTGGTTCCGCTATTTTAAACGAACTGGCTTCACGAAATCATGAAATTACAGCCATTGCCAGAACTCCAAAAGAAACTCCAAATGTAAATTGGGTTGCTGCGGATATTTTTAACACGGCTGCATTGGCTGATGCCTTAAAAGGAAATGACCTTGTAATCAGCGCGTACAACTCCGGTTGGACCAACCCAAATATTTACGATGATTTTATTGCCGGTTCAAAAGCCATCCAGGGCGCAGTAAAAAAATCGGGAGTAAAACGTTTTATTACTATTGGCGGAGCCGGAAGTTTATTTGTAGCTCCCAATCTACAAGCAGTGGACACTCCAGATTTCCCAAAAGAATACCATGCAGGTGCAACTGCTGCAAGGGATTACTTAAACCTCATCAAAGAAGAAAAAGAATTGGATTGGGCCTTTTTCAGCCCTGCTTTTGAAATGCACCAAGGTATTACAACAGGAAGAACAGGTAACTACCGTTTAGGACTCGAAAATCCAGTTTTTAATGACGAACAAAGAAGTATCTTATCGGTACAAGATTTAGCGGTTGTTATTGCTGATGAAGCAGAAACTCCAAAACATCATCAAGTGCGTTTTACAGCGGCATATTGA
- a CDS encoding sulfotransferase family protein, whose product MENSDHPLLHWIPNKLIEKEGEVYFEWIYLGDKRYLDPFFEETLVKCVGYSNNSTRFKLVSTVENLIDWSEQLVSTDLKAFVFHVSRCGSTMLAQSLAVSPQNIVIAEAPIIDAIIRSDLFDLDKKKILIKAVIALLGQKRFPEEKNLIVKLDSWHIFEANELRAIFPELPFILLYRNPTEVLKSHSKLKGMHMVPNLLPSKIFGINDQQMKELTFQQYGAVVLEKYFEAYSNFYEKDQNVAVYNYKEGMREILEKVMDIIDVDYYIEEVDQMYERLKKHSKNETNVFNGDSFLGENLAIDMVKVNHLYEKLQEKLTAQLAGRN is encoded by the coding sequence ATGGAAAATAGCGATCATCCCCTTTTACATTGGATTCCGAATAAGTTAATTGAAAAAGAGGGCGAGGTCTATTTTGAGTGGATTTATTTAGGAGATAAAAGATATTTAGATCCCTTTTTTGAAGAAACACTGGTAAAATGTGTAGGATATTCTAATAATTCAACAAGATTTAAACTGGTAAGCACAGTTGAAAATCTTATTGATTGGTCGGAACAGTTAGTTTCTACTGATTTAAAAGCATTTGTTTTTCATGTATCGCGTTGTGGTTCTACAATGTTGGCGCAGTCTTTGGCGGTTTCTCCGCAAAATATTGTAATTGCAGAAGCTCCGATTATTGATGCCATTATAAGAAGTGACCTTTTTGATTTGGATAAAAAAAAGATTCTTATCAAAGCGGTAATTGCTTTGTTGGGACAAAAAAGATTCCCGGAAGAAAAGAATCTGATTGTAAAATTAGATTCCTGGCACATCTTTGAAGCGAATGAATTAAGAGCCATTTTTCCTGAATTGCCTTTTATTCTACTGTATAGAAATCCAACAGAAGTACTAAAATCTCATTCAAAACTAAAAGGAATGCACATGGTTCCGAATTTGCTTCCGTCCAAAATTTTTGGAATTAATGATCAACAGATGAAAGAACTTACTTTTCAGCAGTATGGTGCCGTGGTTCTGGAAAAATATTTTGAGGCGTATTCTAATTTTTATGAAAAGGATCAAAATGTTGCAGTGTATAATTACAAAGAAGGAATGAGGGAAATTCTGGAAAAAGTAATGGATATTATAGATGTGGATTATTATATCGAAGAGGTTGACCAAATGTATGAACGTCTAAAAAAACATTCTAAAAATGAAACAAACGTTTTTAACGGAGATTCTTTTCTAGGTGAAAATTTAGCAATTGACATGGTTAAGGTGAATCATTTATATGAAAAACTGCAAGAGAAATTGACAGCACAACTGGCCGGAAGGAATTAA